In the Catenulispora sp. MAP5-51 genome, one interval contains:
- a CDS encoding carboxymuconolactone decarboxylase family protein, giving the protein MSEYTKPEPVVEIDAGRTAEARRARGIEAYARIFGVPAAEVPAAMASRVGPVFAEEAFASAGGPAWSHEGLTARDRSIAIITALVAQGVSGDRLDTHLRLANEHGIDHDGLTALMTLLANYVGYPYASAAMESVFTTRG; this is encoded by the coding sequence ATGAGCGAATACACAAAGCCGGAGCCCGTCGTCGAGATCGACGCCGGCCGAACTGCCGAAGCCCGGCGCGCACGCGGGATCGAGGCGTACGCGCGGATATTCGGGGTGCCCGCGGCGGAGGTGCCCGCGGCCATGGCGTCCCGCGTCGGACCGGTCTTCGCTGAGGAGGCCTTTGCCTCCGCCGGCGGACCGGCCTGGTCGCATGAAGGGTTGACCGCCAGGGACCGGAGCATCGCCATCATCACGGCGCTGGTCGCCCAGGGCGTGTCCGGCGACCGGCTCGATACCCATCTGCGGTTGGCGAACGAGCACGGGATCGACCACGACGGGCTGACAGCGCTGATGACGCTGCTGGCCAACTACGTCGGCTATCCGTATGCGTCCGCCGCGATGGAATCGGTATTCACAACGCGCGGATGA
- a CDS encoding metallophosphoesterase, whose amino-acid sequence MNLPNQTTVLHVSDTHLSPDFPAATEMWTAAVRYIEWSRPDLVIHTGDVVHDDPDDDRDHEFAAFQLRRLTTPWRIVPGNHDIGDSEPDPYRGLISQERLARFRRHFGADRWSVAIGGWQLIGLNALLFDNCLAAEEAEQWEWLEERLREADGRPVGLFMHKPPAITSLDEGLYVNKSIGVTSRARLLALAESGTVKLIGSGHLHEHVVLFSGGALLVGAPALGPVPSATADWNLGLRCNGLVEYRLSGATVRVRLLREADLGIPSAARRADH is encoded by the coding sequence ATGAACCTGCCCAATCAGACGACGGTTCTGCATGTATCCGATACGCATCTGTCCCCTGATTTCCCCGCGGCTACGGAGATGTGGACGGCGGCAGTGCGCTACATCGAGTGGTCCCGCCCCGATCTGGTCATCCACACCGGCGATGTCGTGCACGACGATCCGGACGACGACCGGGACCACGAGTTCGCCGCCTTCCAACTGCGCCGGCTCACCACGCCGTGGCGGATCGTCCCGGGCAACCACGACATCGGCGACAGCGAGCCCGACCCCTACCGGGGCCTGATCAGCCAGGAGCGACTGGCCCGGTTCCGGCGGCACTTCGGCGCGGACCGGTGGTCGGTCGCCATCGGCGGATGGCAGCTGATCGGGCTGAACGCGCTGCTGTTCGACAACTGTCTGGCCGCCGAGGAGGCCGAGCAGTGGGAGTGGTTGGAGGAACGACTGCGCGAGGCGGACGGCCGCCCGGTCGGGCTGTTCATGCACAAGCCTCCGGCCATCACCTCCCTCGACGAGGGCCTGTACGTGAACAAGTCGATCGGGGTGACGTCGCGCGCCCGGCTGCTCGCTTTGGCCGAGTCGGGCACCGTGAAGCTCATCGGCTCCGGGCACTTGCACGAGCACGTGGTCCTGTTCAGCGGCGGCGCCTTGCTCGTCGGCGCGCCGGCGCTCGGACCGGTCCCGAGCGCAACTGCGGACTGGAACCTCGGGCTGCGCTGCAACGGCCTTGTGGAGTACCGCTTGTCCGGGGCGACGGTGCGCGTCCGGTTGCTGCGGGAGGCGGATCTCGGCATCCCGAGCGCGGCGCGGCGCGCGGACCATTGA
- a CDS encoding PLP-dependent aminotransferase family protein, with translation MDSSRAIRQDELSALLGEWRNGAGPLAHRLADAIGSAIERGELLEGWALPSERNLATALDISRSTTARAMELLAQRGIVQPLHGAGTFVAAGSGRVAAEAIQAVLPRGLRGRYRLGSGTDPGIAAATFPDAADLPSEALTLSADELLGGHPDGAEPASGYAIAGLDVTRVAVAASLSANGLPTTPEALVVTTGATQSLSLAFEMLLSPGDVVIVESPAYPTTLDLLRRLGVRIVPVRTGDGTVGADALVRMARTTRAAMVVVMATCNVATGHSLAAPDRSMLVRLAQGGTVVVDDRTLADYHPDPAPTPVAAPVEHRNIITVGSFNKIYWGGLKTGWIRLHPNLVETLVRIKARTDAGTSVPSQILLTKLLAHHGQIVAHRRSQMERRAHTASAFLHDELPEWRNEPAGIGPSQWIRLPLRDTAEFVGFASAHGTTVGYGGMYRGDGRSSAHLRLTLTSSDEEIMAALRNLRDVWSDFRAHHGRLR, from the coding sequence TTGGATTCTTCGCGCGCTATTCGGCAGGACGAGCTGTCGGCGCTCCTGGGCGAATGGCGCAACGGCGCCGGCCCGCTCGCGCACCGCCTGGCCGACGCCATCGGAAGCGCCATCGAGCGCGGAGAGCTGCTCGAAGGATGGGCGCTGCCCTCAGAACGGAATCTGGCTACTGCGTTGGACATCAGCCGGAGCACGACGGCGCGCGCCATGGAACTGCTCGCCCAACGCGGCATCGTGCAACCGCTGCACGGCGCCGGCACCTTCGTCGCGGCAGGGTCTGGCCGAGTGGCTGCCGAGGCAATCCAGGCGGTGCTCCCGCGCGGGCTGCGCGGACGATATCGGCTCGGCAGCGGCACGGATCCGGGCATCGCCGCCGCCACCTTCCCCGACGCCGCAGACCTGCCGAGCGAGGCGCTGACCCTCAGCGCGGACGAACTGCTCGGCGGGCATCCGGACGGCGCCGAACCCGCCAGCGGCTACGCCATCGCAGGGCTCGATGTCACCCGCGTGGCCGTCGCCGCGTCGCTGAGCGCGAACGGCCTGCCGACCACGCCGGAAGCGCTCGTCGTGACCACCGGAGCGACCCAGTCGCTGTCGTTGGCGTTCGAGATGCTGCTGTCCCCGGGCGACGTCGTCATCGTCGAATCGCCCGCCTATCCCACGACCCTGGATCTGTTGCGCCGCCTCGGCGTGCGGATCGTGCCGGTCCGCACCGGGGACGGTACCGTCGGCGCCGACGCGCTCGTGCGTATGGCACGCACGACCCGGGCAGCGATGGTCGTGGTCATGGCCACCTGCAACGTGGCGACCGGCCACAGCCTCGCCGCCCCCGACCGGTCGATGCTGGTCCGCCTGGCCCAGGGCGGCACCGTCGTGGTCGACGACCGCACCCTCGCGGACTACCACCCGGACCCGGCGCCGACCCCCGTCGCCGCGCCGGTCGAGCACCGGAACATCATCACCGTCGGCTCGTTCAACAAGATCTACTGGGGTGGCCTGAAGACGGGCTGGATCCGCCTGCACCCGAACCTCGTCGAGACCCTGGTGCGTATCAAGGCACGAACAGACGCCGGAACCTCGGTGCCCAGCCAGATCCTGCTCACCAAGCTCCTGGCGCACCACGGCCAGATCGTCGCGCATCGCCGGTCCCAGATGGAACGTCGCGCGCACACCGCCTCCGCGTTCCTGCACGACGAGCTCCCCGAGTGGCGCAACGAGCCCGCGGGCATCGGCCCGTCCCAATGGATCCGGCTACCGCTACGCGACACCGCCGAGTTCGTCGGCTTCGCGTCCGCGCACGGCACGACGGTCGGATACGGCGGCATGTACCGCGGCGACGGCCGGTCTTCCGCGCACCTCAGGCTCACCCTGACCTCCAGCGACGAGGAGATCATGGCCGCGCTGCGCAACCTTCGCGACGTGTGGTCGGACTTCCGTGCCCACCACGGTCGCCTGCGATAG
- a CDS encoding YncE family protein: MTEIDVPTGNILRNLAVDAGVTTMMIPPDGSHVYLFGDSTSETVAYFDTATGEFGTPIEVGEAPTDIDFTPDGKEALVLVTGQNGGTPGTTVVGLHVPADTPAFSARILPGFAFFTGHQL, encoded by the coding sequence GTGACCGAGATCGATGTGCCCACCGGAAACATCTTGAGAAACCTCGCCGTCGACGCGGGCGTCACGACCATGATGATCCCGCCGGATGGGAGCCATGTTTACCTGTTCGGCGATTCCACGTCGGAGACGGTGGCGTACTTCGACACCGCCACCGGTGAATTCGGTACGCCCATCGAGGTCGGCGAGGCACCGACCGACATCGACTTCACCCCGGACGGCAAAGAGGCCCTGGTTCTCGTCACCGGCCAGAACGGGGGAACTCCGGGGACCACTGTCGTCGGGCTTCACGTCCCGGCAGATACCCCGGCCTTCTCGGCCCGGATATTGCCCGGGTTCGCCTTCTTCACCGGACATCAGCTCTGA
- a CDS encoding DUF6289 family protein: protein MIRRLTVAALLGTSAFAFSTAPAHAYAACKADYACTTTYYSTISHTTVVGQIFVDCAGGRSSWGTMSGFVVVTNSACNAPD from the coding sequence TTGATCCGTCGTCTCACCGTCGCCGCGCTCCTGGGAACCTCAGCCTTCGCCTTCTCGACGGCGCCGGCTCACGCCTACGCCGCGTGCAAGGCGGACTACGCCTGCACCACCACCTACTACTCCACCATCAGCCACACCACCGTGGTCGGCCAGATCTTCGTCGACTGCGCGGGCGGGCGGTCGTCGTGGGGCACGATGAGCGGCTTCGTCGTGGTCACGAACTCCGCGTGCAACGCCCCCGATTAG
- a CDS encoding DUF5825 family protein, producing the protein MNGNGTSTSTSTSTSTSTSQTLTLWRHPDPGTAAMPGVRMGTRTPGHPASLFADDLYRQGVRRVALGHVVDTVGDPSRAAAVIRDLALVRDLTARGIVVEWRVRLDAAGSGWRLLSHLFPPAEVLGAEDAADIGLKWSDSFYLCKCIHRRGPGFVQIRDRRTGELHRLTLDEPEYLEALARLLDGVAETALPATVLEDFSGENLVWRAGGYAVWLPYHVQRWPWPSMLV; encoded by the coding sequence ACGCTGTGGCGCCATCCCGATCCGGGGACGGCGGCGATGCCGGGCGTCCGGATGGGGACGAGGACCCCCGGCCATCCGGCATCGCTGTTCGCCGACGACCTCTACCGCCAGGGCGTGCGCCGAGTCGCCCTCGGGCACGTCGTCGACACGGTCGGGGATCCTTCCCGGGCCGCAGCGGTCATCAGGGATCTCGCGCTGGTCCGCGATCTGACAGCGCGCGGCATCGTCGTCGAGTGGCGGGTCCGCCTCGACGCCGCCGGCTCCGGATGGCGGCTTCTCAGCCATCTGTTTCCCCCGGCCGAAGTCCTCGGCGCCGAGGACGCCGCGGACATCGGTCTGAAGTGGAGCGATTCCTTCTACCTCTGCAAGTGCATCCACCGCCGCGGCCCGGGATTCGTCCAGATCCGCGACCGCCGCACCGGGGAGCTGCACCGGCTGACGCTCGACGAGCCGGAGTACCTGGAGGCCCTTGCGCGGCTGCTCGACGGGGTCGCCGAGACCGCGCTCCCGGCGACGGTCCTGGAGGACTTCTCCGGCGAGAACCTGGTGTGGCGAGCGGGCGGCTACGCCGTCTGGTTGCCGTACCACGTCCAGCGGTGGCCCTGGCCTTCGATGCTCGTCTAA